Proteins from a genomic interval of Dendropsophus ebraccatus isolate aDenEbr1 chromosome 6, aDenEbr1.pat, whole genome shotgun sequence:
- the LOC138794941 gene encoding carboxypeptidase B-like: MTWLWIWFCASAICLVSPRLTFHGHKVIQVQLETEEHVELIKSMDRTFHLDFWHPDSSSRMAPNMTVNFHIHSNHTDTAFQLLRQNTMQFEVLFHDLQAGIEAQLDSPGHQKYKHKYTKYNDWKTIADWISKMATDHSNLVSRIEIGKTYEGNEMYVLRVGHPNLEGPAIFMDCGIHAREWISPAFCQWFVRELVSGYSKDEEIKQLLTKMNFYILPVLNIDGYIYTWKKDRMWRKNRSPSSDKMCYGTDLNRNFNISWCDIGSSDEPCTEIYCGESPGSEEETKNVANFILNNLQSIKAYISIHSYSQMLLYPYSYTFDPAPNAEELDQISKGAVSALSSLYKTKYVYGPSASTIYPTSGSSDDWAYAQGIRYSFTFELRDRGKCGFLLPESQIRGTCKETTLAVKYIANYVLSHSS; the protein is encoded by the exons ATGACTTGGTTGTGGATCTGGTTTTGTGCTTCTGCCATCTGCTTGGTGTCACCAAGACTGACTTTTCATGG ACATAAGGTGATCCAGGTTCAGCTGGAGACAGAAGAACATGTCGAGCTTATTAAAAGTATGGACAGGACATTCCAT CTGGACTTCTGGCACCCAGATTCATCATCAAGAATGGCACCAAATATGACAGTGAATTTTCATATTCATTCAAATCACACTGACACCGCCTTCCAACTCCTGAGGCAGAATACTATGCAATTTGA GGTTTTATTCCATGACCTTCAGGCAGGGATTGAGGCGCAGCTTGACAGCCCCGGTCACCAGAAGTATAAGCATAAATATACTAAGTACAATGATTGGAAGACG ATTGCTGATTGGATCAGCAAAATGGCTACTGATCATTCCAATCTGGTGAGCCGCATAGAAATTGGGAAAACCTATGAAGGCAATGAGATGTATGTTCTGAGG GTTGGGCACCCAAACCTTGAAGGCCCGGCCATCTTCATGGACTGTGGTATACATGCCAGAGAATGGATCTCACCTGCTTTCTGTCAGTGGTTtgttagagag CTTGTTTCAGGATATTCCAAAGATGAAGAGATAAAGCAACTATTGACAAAAATGAACTTCTACATTCTCCCTGTATTAAACATAGATGGCTACATTTATACCTGGAAAAAG gaTCGTATGTGGAGAAAGAATCGCTCCCCTTCATCAGACAAGATGTGCTATGGCACAGATCTAAACAGGAACTTTAACATTTCATGGTGTG ACATTGGATCGTCGGATGAACCCTGTACAGAGATCTACTGTGGAGAGTCCCCAGGGTCTGAGGAAGAAACTAAGAATGTAGCAAACTTCATCCTCAACAACTTACAATCAATCAAAGCCTACATCAGTATTCATTCATATTCCCAAATGTTATTGTACCCTTACTCCTACACCTTTGATCCAGCACCCAACGCAGAGGAACTG GACCAAATATCTAAAGGAGCCGTATCAGCATTATCCAGCCTTTACAAGACGAAATATGTCTATGGACCATCTGCATCCACAATAT ATCCCACCTCTGGATCATCTGATGACTGGGCCTACGCACAGGGAATTCGGTATTCCTTCACCTTCGAGCTACGTGACAGGGGCAAATGTGGCTTCCTCCTTCCTGAGTCTCAGATAAGAGGGACCTGTAAAGAAACTACACTGGCCGTAAAATACATTGCCAACTATGTTCTCTCCCATTCTTCCTAG